GTTTAACTTCAAGGCTACGAACAGCTTGGGCAAAAGCTCAGCGGTTATTACCAAGGTAATCACCTTTAATGTAGACGGACCTGTGCTGTCGCTCGATCTGATCCCGGAGACCAGCAGCAGCAAAACGGTAGTCCTAAGCGGTAAAGCGACTGACAAGAATGACAGCTACCCGAAGATTTATATGAATGACGAAATTGTAGGCGAATATGGCTCCTTCAACAAGACAGTAACGCTTAAGGAAGGAGTGAATACGTTCACCTTCAAGGCTGTTAACAGTCTGGGTAAAAGTTCGGCCACTGCCACCAAAACGATTACCTTTGCTGTGGACAGTCCCGTGCTGACGCTTGATCTGATTCCCGAGACGAGCAGCGGCAAGACAGTTACCTTAAGCGGTAAGGCGAGTGACAAGAATGATAGCTATCCTAAGATCTACATGAACGACGCACTTGTAGGCGAATATGGCTCCTTCAACAAGACGGTAACGCTCCAAGAAGGAACGAATACGTTCACCTTCAAAGCGACTAACAGCTTGGGCAAAAGCTCGGAGCCTGTGACCAAGACTATTACGTTTAACGTGAGTGAGCCGGTGCTGAAGCTGGATTATATTCCTGAGACGACCAAGACGAAGCAGCTTACCTTGACTGGGAGTGCAACGGATGCAAACGACAGCAGTCCCAAAGTCTATCTGAATGACAAACTGATCAGCAGCTATGGCAGCTTCTATGAGTCGGTGACGCTGACCGAGGGCAGTAATACGTTCGTATTCAAGGTGACCAACAGCTTCGGCAAGGTGGTTACGATTGAGAAGATGGTGGTTTATACGCCGGAGGAGAGTAAAGAGTAGGATGAAAACATTGAAGTAACTGATTCGAAGGCGGGACGGAGAATACTCTGTCTCGTCTTTTTTTGCTATGGGTTGGGGAGAATCCGTTATACGTATTATAGAATTAATGTTAAAATGAAAAATTAGGATGAAGAACTTTCTGTAGAGCAGGAGGAATTGAAATGTCAGGTTATGATCCGGAGCGATTAAATAAGTTTCCCCAATTAACAGGCTCTCAAAGCAAACAACTTCAGGAGGCCTCTTTGAGATATCCACTGGAGTCTTTTCTGACGAACTACCGAAATGTAGAGGAGATTGGAATTGATTTTGTATATTCTTCTGCTAAGTTAGAGGGAAATACATACTCCAAAGTGGACACCATCAATCTTCTAAAAATGGGCATCACCGCTGGAGGTAAGTTATATTCTGATGCGCAAATGATTCTGAATTTAAGAGATGCCTATAATTTTGTGCTTACTTCAAAAGATAAAGCAATAGATCGTTACTTTATAATTGATGTGCATTCCATCCTGGCCAAAGATTTATTGCCAGCAGCAAATTGCGGAGCTCCACGTGAGGATGCTGTCAGAATATCTGGAACGGACTACTCCCCCCCTGTGGGCAGAGATTATTTAAATGAGGAATTGAAGTATCTACTTGAGGTGGCTGGAACCATCAACAATCCGTTTGAACGCGCCATTTATCTGAAGCTTAACCTATGTTATCTACAGTATTTTCAAGATATAAACAAACGGACAGCACGCATGGTGCAGACATTCTCACTACTGGGCAATGGAGAAATGCCTCTGCTGGCAGGATATGTGAAGAGTAGCGGTTATATTGAAGCAATCTTAGAGTATTACAATACAGGAAGTTATGTGCCATATCTATCATGGTTTGTAGCTTCATACAGACAAATGGTGAAGTCTTTAACTGACCTGCCTACAATTACGAAATCCAGATCTGTGGATCTGCGGAATAATAATAACTGAATTCAAACAGGGTGTTAGACAGGAGGCGTATCTTAGTAGAGGGTTCAGCCGCAGAAGTGGAGGGACAGTTGACCGGTATTGGTGAGCAGGGGAATAAGCTGGCACGGCTTACGTATAAGAGTGGAAAAGACACGGCGGACAAGCTGGAGCGGCTCGCCAGTCTGCTGGAGAACCAGGAGTCTGGCTGGAAGACTGCGTATGAGCAGGAGCAGGCACAGCGGCAGCAGAGTGCTGCGGTGCTGCAATCAGCAGCCGAAGCTATAATTGGCTGGCTGGATGATCTGGACGCCCTCACGGCTGGACGCAGTCAGCAAGAGGGGAGCGCTTCCGATGGATGGGCGCTGCTGACCTGCACTGGCAGGAGCAGATGCTCGGACTAGGCAAGGTATTCGATCCGGCCCTGTGTGAGGCGGGGCTGGGACCGTCCCTATGTCTCCGAATTCAGAAGCAGCGGTTGCTTATGAGGTGATGTCCGTCTTAAGAAGAGGCTACCTGCTGGAAGATGGCAGCCTGTACCGTAAGGCCCAAGTCATTACATTATTTAAGGAGGGGCAGTCATGAATCAGGAACATACAAGCCATCCTGTCGTAGGGATTGACTTGGGGACTACCAACTCTGCTATTGCTTACATTCGTGGCGGTAAGCCGGAGCTTATTGCATCGGCGACCGGGCAATACCTGCTGCCTTCTGTAGTGCTGATTGATCCGAAGGGGAACATTATCGTGGGGCAGGATGGCTGGTACGGCAGGCCCGGGAAGTGCTGGAAGGTGTAGAGACAAGCCTGCTTGAAGGATGAATTCAACATCATCAACTGCGCCCAGACACGGTACCCGCACAAGATCCAAGCAGATTATTACAAGCTGCTGGGGGTACGGGTGAATGGGACCCCGCAATCGATTAAGTCGCTTATGTCTCCAAGATCAAGGAATTCCCGCCTGAGCGTTATCCGGAGGAATTCCAGAATATACGCAAGGCTTATGATATCTTGCGTGATCCTGCCCGGCGCGCGGAATATGATTTCACGCGCAAATATGGCGACTCCGTGGAAGGGATTCTCGCTCAGGCTGGAGAGGCATTCGCTTCAGGGAATTACCCGCTGGCGGAAGAGCTATATCTGAAGGCGCTGGAGACCCAGCCGGAACGAAGCTGATTCTGGAGATTGACCGGCTGGTGCGAGATAAGCAGATCTATCCCGGTATCAAAATGCAGGCAGTGTCCTTCTTCAAGGATGAAATCCGTAGGAAGGCTGAAGGGGAAGCAGAGGAGATGGATGATACTTTCAATCCAATGGATCTCCTCGATGACCTGGGTGGACCGGGAACAACCGATTATTTCATGGAGGAAGGCATTCGTCAAATGAAACGCAAATATCCTCAGGTCTATAAGGTATATCAAGAGCAGTGGGACAAGCTGCTGCCGTAGTTTGAAGTACACGGGTAATAACCCGCAGCTCTGGAGTCTTCTCCTGAACTGCGGGTTATTTATGCTGCCGTTATGGAGCGGGCGGTTCAGCCCTGCCTCCGCTCAGGAATCACAAAGGATACTGTAGTGCCAACGTCAGGCTGGCTGCGGATCACGAGGCCTTCGCCGTAGAGCTGGGTCAGGCGCCGGTTGGTGTTCAGCAGGCCGATGCCGCGGTGGGCCTGGAAGGTGTCGTCGAGCAGGCGGACCACCTGCTCCCCGCTCATGCCCTTGCCGTTATCCTCCACCTCGAAGGAGGTGTATCCTTGCTGGCGGTGAATGCGGATCTGGAGCTTGCCTCCGGCTTTGCGGCTCAGCAGGCCGTGTCTGACGGCGTTCTCCACAAGCGGCTGAAGGGTGAGCGGAGGAAGCAGCAGCTCAATGCCGGGATCAACCTCCCTTTCAATCTGCAGACGTTCCTCGAAGCGCGCCTTCTCAATGAAGAGATAGGACTCTATTAGCTCCAGCTCATGGGATAATCCGACGAGCTGCTGTGAGTTCATATAATCGAAGCTGATGCGCAGGTAGGAGGAGAAGGCCTCGCCGAGACCACGCATCTTCGGCAGGTCGAATTCACTCAGCGCCAGCAGCGCGTTCAGCGTATTGAACAGGAAATGCGGCTGAATCTGTGCCTGGAGATAAGCTGCCTCCATCCGCAGGCTCTGGGTAACGGACTGCTTCAGTCCGGTCAGTGAGCGGACCCGGTATTTCAGCTCCAGGGCGTCCACCGGCTTGGCAACATAATCATTGGCTCCGGCCAGGAAGCCGGTATAGATGTCTGCCGGCTGGTTGCGGGCTGTGAGCAGCAGGATCGGCAGCTCCGAGAGGGAGAAGCGCTGCCGGACGATCCGCGTCAATTCATAGCCGGACATGTACGGCATCATCACATCGGCGATCAGCAGGTCCCACGGCTCGGTACCCAGCAGCTCCAGGGCTTCCTCGGCGCTGGTGGCGGTGACCAGCTGATAATGCTCTGCCGAGAGCATGCTGGAGAGCACCTTGAGATTGACCGGATCATCATCGACGGCCAGGATCAGAGACTTGGCCTCCTGGGCGGCATCCTGTATCTTCGGCGGATTCGTTAACTCCACAGGGACTGTGAGATTGCGGATATCGGACTGCTGTAATAGCAGCCGGCTCTCCTCAAGCAGCAGCCCTTGCAGATCCGGGTTGTCCGGCTGCCCTGCGGCGGCTGTATCCTGATCGGTGTTCTCCCGTGCACCGGCAGAGGAGGCCAGCGGAAGAGTGAATGTGAACACGGACCCTTTTCCCGGCTCAGAGTCTAGTGTAAGGTTACCGCCGTGCAGCTCGGTCAGCTGCTTGCTGATGCTTAAGCCGAGGCCGATACCGCCGCCGTCAATGATGCCTTTGCTGCCTTGCTCATACGGCGAGAAGATCCGCGCCTGGGTCTCCTTGTCGATTCCTGCTCCGGTATCGGCTACGCTGATCCACGCAAGCTTGCCGTCGGCTGCAGCGGATACGGTGACCGTTCCGGCTTGCGTGTACTTGATTGCATTGTGCAGCAGGTTATAGAGGATCTGCACAATCCGCTTCTCATCCCCCCAGACCGGCGGCAATGAAGCGGGAAGCTCATTACGCAGCTGCAGCCGTGTGCCTTCGATCATGAATTCGAACATCCCCAGCACGCCCGAGACCAGTGAACCCATGGCCAGCGGCTCGCGCTGGAGCACAATCCGCTTCTCCTGCAGACGGGTCACATCAAGCAGATCGTTAAGCATGAGGGACATCCGGTGGCTGATCGTAATGAGCAGCTCCAGATCCTTAGAGCTCTGTTCGTCCAGCACCTGCTGTTCCTTGGAGGCTACTGTCTGGGCAATGCTGATAATGCCGTGCAGCGGTGTCCGCAGCTCATGGGAGGTATTGGCCAGGAATTCGTCCTTCTTCCGGTCGCTCTCCTTCAGCTGCAGGTTGAGCAGCCGGTTCTCCTCCGCATTGCGGAAGTACCGCTTGAACCAGTAAGAAGAGAAGCCGATAATGGCTGCAATGACATCTACAGGATAATACAGAATACTCCCCTTGGCATTGGATTCCAAGGCCCCGCCAATGATGCTGGAGCCGATGGCCGCGGCAGCAAACAGCAGGAAGAAGGAATCCTGCTCCTGCCTCATGACCATCCGGCCGATAGAATAGATGACTCCGGCTACCGGAAGCAGGTAGAAAACGGAGAAGAACGGTCTGGCATAGACCACGTAATGTGCTGGTAAGATCAGAACATAAGCGGTATAGAGCAGGAGACCCAGCTGATAGATTTTGAACAGACGGCCGGGGCGCTCGTAGGCCGAGAAGCTGCGCGTCAGCAGCAGCATGAACAGAGACAACGCAGGATAGGCCAGCATTTTGAGCTTCAGTGCCCATGTATAGTTAATAGGGAACCAGATCAGCAGAATCGTATCGTTATCCACTACAATGGTAGCTGCTACTGCCATCAGCAGGAGGAAGAAGAGCAGAAACGCCCGCTGCTTCCGGTTAAAAAAGAATAAAATCCCCGCATACAGCGCGTGCAGCAGCATGATCATGAACGCCACCAGCTGGAAGCCGATGGAATACATCCGTTCCGTATCCACCGCGGCTTGGGAGCCGAAACGGATCGATCTTACAATCCCGCCCTCCACCGGATGGTCGTAGTTGGCTGCCCGGACGAGGAGAACAATCTCCTGCCTTCCCGGATTCTCGTAGGCTGCTGTGTAAGAGACCGCCTTAGGGATATAGTCCCCGCTATCCGTGGACAGCTTCCCGAAGCTCGTCTCTCTCTGCTCGTTAATATCGATGCTGGAGGTGGCCTGAATGCGCTGAATCCAGAAGCCGTAAGACTCCGTCTGTGACGGGTCTACGAGTATACGCAGCTTGTATGTGCCATAGCCCAGCGAGGATTGCTCTCCTTCCGGGAAGCCGCTGCTCCAGTCGCCGGGAACCTGGACCACATGCGGTGTGGCCGCAGCAAGTAGGGCGGAATCCTCATAGCCCAGGAGCTGGCCGGGATAGAACTCCCACTCTCCATCGAGCTGGATGGACGGGGAATTCCCGAAGTCCCAGCCCCGCATATCCAGCACACCTTGCTGTGCCTCGGGATGCTCAGACGCTGTATTGGCATTGAACCACAGATAGCGCAGACTGATCAGAATGGTTAAGTAAAGAAGCAGCAACAGAGCCTGCTTGGGGTTGAATCTGGCTCGGGCCTTCATTAGGTGTGTACTCATCGAGGTTATCTTCATCATACGGTTTCAATTCGACATCTGTGATCCTTATCCTGCTTACCCCCAGATGCCAATTAACAGAATTCCGCAAAAAATGACAACCGAGCATATCATCCGCCGCACGCCCTGACGCTCCTTCAAGAGCAGCACACCGAGGAGCGTAGCGAATATGGTGCCGATCTCCCGCAGCGGGCTGATATGAGCGAGCGGCGCCTGCTGAAGTGCGAACAGGAACAGCAGATAGGAGCCCGGGTTGAGCACGCTGCCCAGCAGGATGGTGAATGTGTTGCGTCGCCACTCTTCAAGCAGCTTCCGCGATCTCAGGACGGCGGGGGTCAGTCCGGCAACAAAGCCGATATTGGTCACCTCAAGCAGCGCCAGCGGCGACATATGCTGAAGGTTCAGCTTATCGACGAACACGTAGCAGGTAGTGCATAATCCCACGCAGAGGGCCATGAGCATCGGTGTGTAATAGCCTAAGGTGGTGCCGGGGCGGGATGCAGCTGGAGTCCCGGACACAGATATAGAGCCGGATGAAGCCAGGGTGCCGGACACAGACCCAGAGCCGGATGAAGCCGGGTGGCTTCTTCTGGAGCCTATTCCGCTGAGGACAGCGAAGCCGCCGAGCATGCAGCAGATCCCGATCCAACCGTAGACAGACAAGGATTCCTTCAGGAAAATAACGCCGATCAGCGGGATCAGCAGCGTGCTTGTCCCCCGCATCACCGGGTAGATCTGGGACAGATCGCCCATCTCATAGGTTATGGATAAAAGCCAGGAATACAAGGCCTGCAGCGCTACAGACAGCAGCAGCAGGGCGTAAGCGCCGGCGGCCAGCGGCTGCGTCCACAGCTCGATAAGCAGCACCGGCAGCAGCAGCACTGTGGAGACCATCATGATCGACCACAGGAAGATGCTTTTATTCAGGCTTCTTTTGGTGAACATGCTCCACACCGCGTGGCACATTCCGGAAGCCAGCACCAAAAGAATTGGCAGCAGCATAGATTGTCAGCCCCTCAAGAAGTAAGTTAGTGTTGTGAACCCTGCAGCAGGGGAGGTGTATGGGCAGGCTGTTCGGTACAACGGGAGCCGTCTGCCAGCCGGAGCCAGGTATCGAAGGACGGATGGTCCTGCTTCAGACGGATGACACGCGCCCCCCGTTTGAGGTTGTCGTGCCCGTAAGTATTATAGCCGGTTGCCCGGCCATAGCTTAGGCGGATGCCATGCAGCGTGCCGGTGAAATCATTGATATGGTCATGTCCGCAAAAGGTGCCCGCCACATCGCCCATCTCTACAAGCGCAGCGAATAATCCTGAATTCAGAACCGGAGCGCAGACCCGTTCATACTTGTGTCCGTAACAAACCTGGGTGTTCCACATCTCGTCATATTCGGGCAGCGGGATATGGAAGAACGCCAGCGCCGGCCGCTTCGCTTGACCTTCTCCGGGATTCAGCCGTGCAGACTGCTCTGCCAGCCATTCCATCTGGTTACGCCGGACCCAGCTATACCCGGGAATCTGTTCCAGCGGAGAGTAGGCACCTGTATCGAGCATATAGAGGATGGCTCCCGCATGATTGCCCGTGCCTTCAATCTCCAGGACGTAATTGCTTGAACCGGCCAGCTCCGCCGGACCAGCCTCAGCCAGACACTGCGGGGACTCCTGCGCAATCTCCATCAGCTCGCTGTAGGTCACTCCGTTCTCTGTGTCGTGGTTGCCGAATACAAACGCCCAAGGTACACCGGAATTCATTACAGCAGCCACGGCATCGCGGAAGGCCTGCTTGGGGTCCTGGCAAGGAAGCTCGCCTTCACGGACCGGACCTGTATAAATGGTATCCCCTGTAAAAATAACCAGGTCGGGCTGCTCCGCCTTCAGCACCAGCTCCATCAGCTCCCGGGTCTGCTGGTCCTCTGCTCTTCCATCCATCCAGTGGAGGTCAGTGAACTGTACGATGGTGAAGGTACCGTCTGGCCGAAATGATAATTTACTGTTCATGCGGGAAATCCCCTCTCTTGTCAATCCGATTATGGGTAAGGCAGTAAGGCGTGTGGTGATGTAACAGTGTAGAGTTGTCGACTTGATCTGTTGTTGATTCATGTTTCTTTATGTTGTTTCATGTTGATTTTAGGCTCGTTTAGTTATTCTGTCAAGCCGCCTTTGTTGCTGATTGTATTCCATACAATAGAATTAGCGCGATATTGGGCAAAAGCTGATTCTGCTGCAGTTTATACATTAGATTTTACTAATATAGCTTCCAAACCTCCTCTTAGCAGAATTCTAGTGTACAAAGTGCAGCAGAGGCTATTTTCGGACGATTTTGGAGTAATCTGCTGTATAAAGTACAATGTGTGCTAGACCTACATAGCTATGTATGTAGGATGTTTCTGTGGCAGGGGTCTCGCATTGACAAGTGAAATTCAGATTCATATACTGGTGAAAACAACATCAATACACTAGAAACAACATTTTGACTAGAGGTACCCAACAAAAATTTGAATTTACTAACTAGTTCGCGTAGGCGGATTGTATGCTGTTTTTGACATACATTGGGCCTGATACCTTCGCGTAGGCGGATTGTATGCTGTTTTTGACATACATTGGGTCTGATACCTTCGCGCAAGCAGAATGTATGCTGTTTTTGACATACATTGGGTCTGATACCTTCGCGTAGGCGGATTGTATGCTGTTTTTGACATACATTGGGTCTGATACTTTCGCGTAGGCAGATTGTATGCTGTTTTTGACATACATTGGGCCTGATACCTTCGCGTAGGCGGATTGTATGCTGTTTTTGACATACATTGGGTCTGATACCTTCGCGCAAGCAGAATGTATGCTGTTTTTGACATACATTGGGTCTGATACCTTCGCGTAGGCGGATTGTATGCTGTTTTTGACATACATTGGGCCTGATTACCTTCGCGTAAGCAGAATGTATGCTGTTTTTGACATACATTGGGCCTGATTACCTTCGCGCAAGCAGAATGTATGCTGTTTTTGACATACATTGGGTCTGATACCTTCGCGTAGGCGGATTGTATGCTGTTTTTGACATACATTGGGTCTG
The window above is part of the Paenibacillus sp. FSL H8-0048 genome. Proteins encoded here:
- a CDS encoding DMT family transporter yields the protein MLLPILLVLASGMCHAVWSMFTKRSLNKSIFLWSIMMVSTVLLLPVLLIELWTQPLAAGAYALLLLSVALQALYSWLLSITYEMGDLSQIYPVMRGTSTLLIPLIGVIFLKESLSVYGWIGICCMLGGFAVLSGIGSRRSHPASSGSGSVSGTLASSGSISVSGTPAASRPGTTLGYYTPMLMALCVGLCTTCYVFVDKLNLQHMSPLALLEVTNIGFVAGLTPAVLRSRKLLEEWRRNTFTILLGSVLNPGSYLLFLFALQQAPLAHISPLREIGTIFATLLGVLLLKERQGVRRMICSVVIFCGILLIGIWG
- a CDS encoding Fic family protein — translated: MSGYDPERLNKFPQLTGSQSKQLQEASLRYPLESFLTNYRNVEEIGIDFVYSSAKLEGNTYSKVDTINLLKMGITAGGKLYSDAQMILNLRDAYNFVLTSKDKAIDRYFIIDVHSILAKDLLPAANCGAPREDAVRISGTDYSPPVGRDYLNEELKYLLEVAGTINNPFERAIYLKLNLCYLQYFQDINKRTARMVQTFSLLGNGEMPLLAGYVKSSGYIEAILEYYNTGSYVPYLSWFVASYRQMVKSLTDLPTITKSRSVDLRNNNN
- a CDS encoding Hsp70 family protein produces the protein MNQEHTSHPVVGIDLGTTNSAIAYIRGGKPELIASATGQYLLPSVVLIDPKGNIIVGQDGWYGRPGKCWKV
- a CDS encoding metallophosphoesterase family protein: MNSKLSFRPDGTFTIVQFTDLHWMDGRAEDQQTRELMELVLKAEQPDLVIFTGDTIYTGPVREGELPCQDPKQAFRDAVAAVMNSGVPWAFVFGNHDTENGVTYSELMEIAQESPQCLAEAGPAELAGSSNYVLEIEGTGNHAGAILYMLDTGAYSPLEQIPGYSWVRRNQMEWLAEQSARLNPGEGQAKRPALAFFHIPLPEYDEMWNTQVCYGHKYERVCAPVLNSGLFAALVEMGDVAGTFCGHDHINDFTGTLHGIRLSYGRATGYNTYGHDNLKRGARVIRLKQDHPSFDTWLRLADGSRCTEQPAHTPPLLQGSQH
- a CDS encoding hybrid sensor histidine kinase/response regulator, which codes for MKARARFNPKQALLLLLYLTILISLRYLWFNANTASEHPEAQQGVLDMRGWDFGNSPSIQLDGEWEFYPGQLLGYEDSALLAAATPHVVQVPGDWSSGFPEGEQSSLGYGTYKLRILVDPSQTESYGFWIQRIQATSSIDINEQRETSFGKLSTDSGDYIPKAVSYTAAYENPGRQEIVLLVRAANYDHPVEGGIVRSIRFGSQAAVDTERMYSIGFQLVAFMIMLLHALYAGILFFFNRKQRAFLLFFLLLMAVAATIVVDNDTILLIWFPINYTWALKLKMLAYPALSLFMLLLTRSFSAYERPGRLFKIYQLGLLLYTAYVLILPAHYVVYARPFFSVFYLLPVAGVIYSIGRMVMRQEQDSFFLLFAAAAIGSSIIGGALESNAKGSILYYPVDVIAAIIGFSSYWFKRYFRNAEENRLLNLQLKESDRKKDEFLANTSHELRTPLHGIISIAQTVASKEQQVLDEQSSKDLELLITISHRMSLMLNDLLDVTRLQEKRIVLQREPLAMGSLVSGVLGMFEFMIEGTRLQLRNELPASLPPVWGDEKRIVQILYNLLHNAIKYTQAGTVTVSAAADGKLAWISVADTGAGIDKETQARIFSPYEQGSKGIIDGGGIGLGLSISKQLTELHGGNLTLDSEPGKGSVFTFTLPLASSAGARENTDQDTAAAGQPDNPDLQGLLLEESRLLLQQSDIRNLTVPVELTNPPKIQDAAQEAKSLILAVDDDPVNLKVLSSMLSAEHYQLVTATSAEEALELLGTEPWDLLIADVMMPYMSGYELTRIVRQRFSLSELPILLLTARNQPADIYTGFLAGANDYVAKPVDALELKYRVRSLTGLKQSVTQSLRMEAAYLQAQIQPHFLFNTLNALLALSEFDLPKMRGLGEAFSSYLRISFDYMNSQQLVGLSHELELIESYLFIEKARFEERLQIEREVDPGIELLLPPLTLQPLVENAVRHGLLSRKAGGKLQIRIHRQQGYTSFEVEDNGKGMSGEQVVRLLDDTFQAHRGIGLLNTNRRLTQLYGEGLVIRSQPDVGTTVSFVIPERRQG